In one window of Arachis ipaensis cultivar K30076 chromosome B06, Araip1.1, whole genome shotgun sequence DNA:
- the LOC107605040 gene encoding mitochondrial pyruvate carrier 1 translates to MNTLRAFWNSPIGPKTTHFWGPTFNWSLPLAAAMDTKKPPEAISVNMTAVMCIYSALFMRFAWVVRPRNLHLLACHVSNETVQLYQLSRWIRAQRGYDQKKEEAAGEE, encoded by the exons ATGAACACCCTTCGAGCGTTTTGGAACAGCCCAATTGGCCCAAAGACTACTCATTTTTGGGGTCCTACCTTCAATTGGAGTCTTCCACTTGCG GCGGCAATGGACACAAAGAAACCGCCAGAAGCGATTTCTGTCAATATGACTGCAG TGATGTGCATTTATTCGGCGCTATTCATGAGGTTTGCTTGGGTGGTACGGCCACGTAACTTGCATCTTCTTGCGTGCCATGTTTCCAATGAAACTGTGCAACTCTACCAGCTTTCAAGGTGGATCAGAGCTCAACG GGGCTATGATCAGAAAAAGGAGGAAGCTGCAGGTGAAGAGTAA